In Peromyscus eremicus chromosome X, PerEre_H2_v1, whole genome shotgun sequence, the sequence AGTGCTAAGTCACCTGCCTGTTTTCACTCCTGTGCTTACTCTGAGCACTCTATCTCGAAAATCGAAGGACAGTGTAGTATGGCAAGTTCAGAACCTGGGGCTCAGTCCTCCAAGCAGGCTATGGAATTATTAGTGAACCTTTCCCTTGGTAGAACCTTAAGGGAAACTGAATTTTTGGTTCTGCTTCTGAATAAAGTAGAGCAGAGCTCAGGTTCTTTGCACCTGTGCTGCCGAGATTTGCAAATAGACAAATTGTGTGACTGTAGAAACACCCTACATCATCTGGATCTGAAATGTATTGATCACCTGGCAGTTGATCAGGCTTCTCTGAGTGAGGTCACCACCCTTCTGGCTCAGGTGGTGCACCTGGACAGACTTTGTCTGTGTAAAATCACTTGTAGATCTTTGAATGGGGAAGCCTTTCGAAATTTTATCTCTGAGCTTGGGCGTATGGACCATCTCAATGAGCTCAACTTGTCCTCTTTCTGCCTCACAGATCATCTTGAAAATGTCCTGAGGTAAGGGTATGGGATGGATACTGAATTTCCAATAATAGCCTGTTTTTAAGATGAGAGAAATAATTCTTCAATATTCTTAAGCTTCCCATAgccctttctctttccacctcAGCCTGGGCTATGCTGGGAGTTTAAAAACAGCTAGGGAAGGGTATCTTTCTGTAATTGAAGAGAAAATGGGGTTACAAAAATCTTAGTCAGCTGAGCATGTGCGGGCAGTGTGCTCATTCCAGAAGTATACAGGTGAAAAGAACAATGCAGTCCTCCTCTGGCCAtcgagagaggaagaggaggaattgAGAGAAAGACTTCAGGTTGGGCACAGGTGCACATAGCCATCTACCCATAGACAGTAATGTCAGAGCATTAGGAAAATCTCCAAGGTTCAGGCCGTGACTGTACAGGCTGTCACTTGTGGACTGGCCACAGGGAGCTAACAGTTGGTTGCTCCTCTGTCCTGTCTCTTCTGAGCAGGTGAATTAGCTCAGTAATTACTAAATAGATAATATTTTTCACCAAGTTTTTCACACAACTGTATAACAATATATTGTACACACTGTTAAGGTTAAAATATTACTTGTCAGGTTGGTAAAGTGTCTTTCATAGACCCACAAGTCTACTAAGGACGTGAAAGCTCACATCATTTGCTGCTGATGCAATCCATGTACAAAGTAGTTTGTTTCAGATTCATAGATATAGTTCCCTTCTTCTAGTCCTCATTTTTCAGAAatgcttttctgtttcctccctgcAGAGTCCTACCAGCTAGTTTGGAATTCTTACATCTACCATTCTGTGGACTTTCTTACAACGACTTCAAGTTTCTGTCTGAGTGCCCTCAAGCCAACCACTTAAAGCTCCTGAATATCAGCAACAACCCAATGAACTGGGAAGATAGTGAGCCCCTTTATAACCTCCTGCAGAATAACTCTAGCACCTTGCAACAGCTGGCAATCAATCATTGCCTTCTAACAGACTCTACAATCTCTGTTCTCATCTCCGCACTAAGTCGCTGTTCTCAACTCCGAATCCTCAACTTTTCCTCCAATCCAATTACCATGACTATGCTAATGAGGATTCTTGAGCACTTAACATCCTTGGTGCAGCTTAAATATGTGTTTTGTCCTATCCCCGTGCATTGCTATGGGAGATGGCACTTTCAGGACAGTTTAGATCGACAGAAGCTTGCTGATGTGCAGGCACAATTGAAAAGAATGCTACAAGAGGCAGAAAGGAATGACATGCATTGGATCACTTTCTCTGATTAAATTTACAGTCCAACACAGTTTCACCTTGATATGTTCCCTTTAagtattaaatgttttttcttgatCCCATTGACTGACTATATAAGGTTATTATGTTGTAGCAAAATACAGTTAAATATAGGTATGTAACTAATTTCTATAGAGAATAACTTAGAAGAAGATGGAGGACTCTGAGAGTGTCTGTGAGTCTCTTGACTATTGTTCTTGATAGTACTTCATCCTTCCTACTAAAGTTTTAGGTAGAAGAGTTGGAAAGACTACATCATAAATTACCACAGCCTTGTCCTCACTGAGATTTACTTCTGGGCACTTGACTCCAGACATGACACTCTAACCATTCCTGGGTATGCTTTTGGAGGGCAGGTGGTTATTGAAACCGATGCTTTTATCCCCTGAGTTGTATTAAGCTTCTCTATTAAGATGTTTTCAGTTGCTTATAGGAAACCATCTGGATTTAATGTGAGAAAAAGAATCTGTGCCCATTACCCATTGAATGgctcagtttttctttatttcatactCATTTACCAACGATCAGTTTGTGATATTATTGTAGGCAGCAAGAATGAACAGACAAACAAGACAAGGTCCCTGTCTCAAGCCACTCAGAGGCTGAATGTTTCTGTGGTTTATCTATTCCTCCACTGTTCATTAGTGCATAGAAGAAAGTTGTTTTACACTCTTGGACCCCAATTTATCTTCCTTGTTCTTGTTACATGGTCTGTTCAATGCAAAGTGAACTCTATGATGTTGACTCTTCTCAACAGAATTCATGGATTCAATGTTACCATCTTGGAGGCTTTCTCAAACATCTGCTTGATGTCTGCCTTCTGTCGTTGTGCAAAATGCCTGACATAATAGACTAGTAAGGAAGAGAACTTTGTTTCCCTGATTTAGACATTTCACCGTGATTGTTTAGTTGCACTGGTTTGAACTTCAGCAAGGCAGAACATGGTAAAGAGCTTGTGGCAGAGGGAGATCCTTTCAATTCAtgaggccaggaagcagagagagcaggagactGAGTCCCTGTACAGCCTTCAGGAGTGGGATTACACTGATACGCCTCCTTGAGCTAGCCTGCTCTAAAGTTTCTACCACCTGCCCTGGAAACTGTTCTTGAACTAACCTATTCAAAATTTTCACCCACCTGCCATGGAGCCATCAACTTGAGACCACCTTTTATCATATTAGCTTGGGAGACAGTTAGGATACATGGCATAACTCTTCCTTCATGGTATACATATGATTCTGTTTGAATATCctgctgtttcttttctgttaaagTTGCCACAATTGTTATAATATTGTGTAGCAAATATGTATATGGAGTCCTTTATATTTGATACTCCAAAATGTGATTACCATACATAGAAAAGCATGTTTGTTCAAGATATAATACAAAAAAGCATGTCAAACCAATTAATTAGCAGCGTATTTATGTTATGAATGTATTGAAATGGGAATACACTGCACTGCAAGGACATAGCAAAAGTGTATAAAATTTAGTTCGTTCCTGTCACATGCTGAAATGTCAACACCACTGCTTTTAATTACttaataacaaaatgaaacaaaaataaccatttatgcagtttttttttaaaaaaactaactgCATTTTAAAGATCTagcaagaaaaagcaaaaacaataatACGTCTATATTGTTTCaattgtttcaatttttaaatgataacatACTGGATTTCAGATCAGCCAAGCAAAAATATAGTTAAAAGTTACAGAATTTTGTTCATAGTTCTCATATATTGAGATGATATTGGACTACATCTTAGAGATATGAAACATGAAAATTTATCTACAAAACTAAAGTTTGCTTGTATGATTACACTTATGTTTTGCTAAGTGTCACGacatgggtgtgtgggttcacacagaaagaaaactcagaggcaccttaagaatgaattGAGCCTTTCACAGCTGCAGGGGATCCAGTctcttaaaaattgaaaaatttccCCTTCACCCAGGGCgttttttctctatatttacaGTTTAAccagttgatttccatatgttcAAAACAACCCGAAAGATGCTCCCAAAAATATAATGGCAAGTGCAAATTCCTCAAATCATCAGGTACCACAGTTTTCCggttcctgaaccaagttttgcttAAGCCTTTGTAtctgagacaagattcacatagggcaacaaaagaaacaaaaggtatcagttaaacaaaagatggattagggctaggtgctactctctggagcccaGACCAGGTGTAGCCCAGTGTGAGTGCAGCCACAGATCCCCCATTCTtttatacaaaaatcaattatcTTGAAGGTTATGCAGCCTCACAGTAaatatagtcttttttttctgtcttacaaTCTTAGGTAAGTAgaccaaaacacattttaaagcaaataaaGTTACTATTGCTAGAACAAGAGCAACACCTGCTAGGATAAGAAATCTATTAAAGTGATTCATAGGACTGAATGAAGCTATGTTATCTGCAAGACTTTCCATAATGTCCATTCCTGTCGTatcaggtaacttttttttttttgcaaaagtttctttaatttctttctataaGTTACAAACTGAGAAGAATTAGGGTGACCCAACAAATGCATCTTAACCTTACCCCAATCATACTTGCTTTCATGAAATCTCAAGGGTGTGATACAATAAGAAGAAACACtctaatcacattttaattttatctgcttCACATTTTCTAACTGATCCTCTAACAATACAACAGCTTGCCTTAACTCAGCTAATTCATTTACTATTTCATCAATTTTATTCTGTTTAGTCCACAGTTCTTCTGAATGAATCCAGCGGTTTGGATTTCTTTATGAAGCACCACTCCACCTGTTGCTGCTGTGGTTGTCAATGCAATGATTCCTGTAATAACTGCGACCACCAGTTCACCCATTCAATGTGTTctctttaatattctttcagtGAGCTTCTGTACTAGGATCCTCACGGGAGAGTCTTGCCATGGCCATGACAGCTTCACTGGTATCCAGATTGCTGGCCTTGCTCTAAGAttatataaactttcaaaggtcaaatttaaaaacatactagAATTAGCATACGTATGAAGGGTACAGCATTCACAAGTAatgctgtatttatttgggtGCCATTGTACAGGCCCTTTAAGTAGCAAGTAAGGTAATGGTGCACATGCCATAAAAGGATGGCTTTGATTTAGTCTAAAAGACAGAGTGTACTTATCATccttaatgtttaattttccttCCCACGCCTTAAGAGGTGGAAGGCACTTGACAATTTCCACAAGTTAGTCTGAACTGAATCGCCAAATTGCAGGAGGGAGCTTGCCATCCCAACTCCATGACACCGAATAGGTTCATTAACTGgagcactgatttccacagttccATTCAAATTATACAGTTTCAATCTTAACTCTGAGTGAGAATACTTTCTCTGAGGGGAGCAGTAAGGGCTCCAATCAATGATGTCTCCTTTGGAGATATTAGCACTCGAGGTTTCTCTTACACTGTTGGCAATGTACCCAGTCAGATTCCTTGTTGGTAACCCTCATCTCACAGAATGGTAGGTTTACGGAACTAGTAGCATTAATCTATCCTTTAAAAGCAGATGCATGAAGCATATAAAGCTTATTATGATAATCTTGGGTAGTATTGACTATGAATAACCATATTTTAGAGGTTATTTTTAGGCACTGAATTCCATTTCCCATGCAAAAAGGAATTCCTTGTACTCCAACGGTATAATTGTCAATCACTTTACCCTCCTCCATTGGCTGAGCAGGACCTCGGTTGTCATAAGGAACAGGTAGCCAAGATAAACCATTACAGGAATATTCATATCTGCCCAACTTACTGCTAAGTTAATTGGAGGATTGGGGATAAAAGCCTAGTAATCATGATCCATCCCTTTTACCTGCACCATTACCATGGAAAGCATGGCAAGAAATAAGTTTGTAGCATTTAGAGGCTTGTGAGTCATGCAAAGTATTGTCTCTCCTTTATCACACAAACTCTTAAGCTGTCCCCAGGTGGAAGGATTAGTTCTTTGTTGCAAAGGTCTCCTGTGTCTCAACTTGGGCAGAGGCATCCCTGCATCTGCATCATCTTGGAGATGTCTCTTGCTCATGGCTGATTTTTATCAATTTCAATGGAATCCACAATTTATTATCTCCTGTGGAAACATAAGCATAACCTCGGCCTTAACTTAACACTTCCCCTAGgctattttaatattaaaacatttataataCATGGGCTGACTCAATTCAGCAATTCTTTTCATaattcaaatgtttttctgtttcattggtgtttaaaaaatttaaaattagtaaggcattatgcagtctatctcTGGGGGTCCTCATATCCCCCTTCTGTTTAGCAAACATCTCTTTTAGAATGTGATTGGATCTTTCAAAAATTGCTTGTCCTGTAGTTTTGTATGGTATCCTggtaacatattttatattttagcatgcaaaaaattgtttcattttactggaaGCATAAGCTGGGGCACTATCAGTCTTAATTTGTGCTGATAAGCCCATTACAGCCATtgtttctaataaatgtgtaattatacAGTctgccttttcagaacttaaggCAAATGCCTTTTAGAACCCAGAATAAATGTCAATGGTACgatgaacatattttaattttccaaaatctactaaatgaaatacatccatttgccaaatttcattccttTGTGTACCTTTAGGATTAGTTACTGCAGGTAAAGGAACCTGATTATAAAAACAACAAGCAGGACAGATTTTTATGATTTCCTTAGCCTGTTATCAAGTAAtagaaacttttttctttaacCCTCTATTATTAACATAGTGTTTCTTAATGTAAGAGCCCCAGAAATAGGTGCTCTTTTTATTATGCAGGGAAGAATCCGttcagtttatatatatatatatatatatatatatatatatatatatatatatactgaatttgtttactttttagatatttgttaatttttcctaagaaattactacaagctctttACCAATCATCATTAATCTCCCACAATTGCCTAATTTCAGTATTGGTATAGGGTACCACAATCTCAGCTGGATCCATACCTGACAATTGACAAAGTCTTATTCTTCCCTTTATGATTAGTTCAGAAACTTTTCTatataggtttttttctttttttactgtgAGCTAAGAAAATCTATTCCAAAATATAatcctctctctgcataatgagtCTGTTATGCTCATATTGCGGgtacccccaaaagaccaccacagagactgaatcctgtatgtaaaagcaaagagcctttattctcaaactcagagcttaGACTCTCTGTCTGACATagaggtgagagcagagagcccagagcccaggcagggtggggtttttatcatagcagaggttggagtgaggggatttccagggtttgggaccctgattggctgacatttgtctaggggtatagggaatgcttggaatgtcaggtatttcctcttagattcAGACCCCACTGGGTGGAgccagcttatggcttttcctgagtccaggtgttgcct encodes:
- the LOC131899003 gene encoding LOW QUALITY PROTEIN: melanoma antigen preferentially expressed in tumors-like (The sequence of the model RefSeq protein was modified relative to this genomic sequence to represent the inferred CDS: inserted 1 base in 1 codon) → MDNKELPTLLKLAIQHLLNNEPAAIHALEEIPRELFVPLFSAAFKGGHKNIVKAMVKVWPFVCLHIGSLRTREXQRELLKAMVESLQFLPVQNSASRSPKLRILDLRQDVGCKIICPESSAKSPACFHSCAYSEHSISKIEGQCSMASSEPGAQSSKQAMELLVNLSLGRTLRETEFLVLLLNKVEQSSGSLHLCCRDLQIDKLCDCRNTLHHLDLKCIDHLAVDQASLSEVTTLLAQVVHLDRLCLCKITCRSLNGEAFRNFISELGRMDHLNELNLSSFCLTDHLENVLRVLPASLEFLHLPFCGLSYNDFKFLSECPQANHLKLLNISNNPMNWEDSEPLYNLLQNNSSTLQQLAINHCLLTDSTISVLISALSRCSQLRILNFSSNPITMTMLMRILEHLTSLVQLKYVFCPIPVHCYGRWHFQDSLDRQKLADVQAQLKRMLQEAERNDMHWITFSD